From one Dryobates pubescens isolate bDryPub1 chromosome 2, bDryPub1.pri, whole genome shotgun sequence genomic stretch:
- the NFE2L2 gene encoding nuclear factor erythroid 2-related factor 2 produces the protein MEIELPPAAWDMNLIDILWRQDIDLGVRREVFDFSQRQKEYELEKQKKLEKERQEQLQKEQEKALLAQLELDEETGEFIPVQPAQHIQPENTEQPITFSQTSKPEAEALSFDDCMQVLAEAFPFIDDNESASAAFESLVPAQIDNDPVVISSDPTQPPDSLVPLTGAENMQNIEQVWEELLSLPELQCLTTENDNLAEVSTITSPETKPTQMHNSYNYYISLPITRKGVNCSPDFLGSIEGPFSNVLPPEDTSQPSVNSLNDMSPSNSDFCEDFYTTFIDTKANGDTAATNTISQSLAEILSEPIDLSDFSLCKAFNGNHSGAVPECNDSDSGISLNANSSVASPVHSVESSAYGDKTFGCSDSDVEDMDSAPGSVPQSNMSLYSLQLQDQVFPSVGPSTRTPSLWCTNTPKKEPPAGPGHPKAPFSKDKPSSRLEAHLTRDEQRAKALQIHFPVEKIINLPVDDFNEMMSKEQFNEAQLALIRDIRRRGKNKVAAQNCRKRKLENIVELEQDLSNLKDEREKLLKEKGEHDKNLREMKKQLTTLYLEVFSMLRDEDGKSYSPSEYSLQQTRDGNVFLVPKSKKTETKL, from the exons ATGGAGATCGAGTTGCCCCCCGCCGCCTGG GACATGAACTTGATTGACATCCTTTGGAGGCAAGATATAGACCTTGGGGTGAGGCGTGAGGTTTTTGATTTTAGTCAACGACAGAAAGAGTATGAACTtgagaaacagaagaaacttGAAAAGGAAAGACAAGAGCAGCTCCAAAAAGAGCAGGAGAAAGCCTTGCTGGCTCAGCTGGAGTTAGACGAAGAGACGGGTGAATTCATTCCTGTTCAGCCAGCTCAGCACATTCAGCCAGAAAATACTGAGCAACCAATCACTTTTTCACAG ACTTCAAAACCAGAAGCGGAGGCATTGTCCTTTGATGACTGCATGCAGGTCTTGGCAGAAGCATTCCCATTTATAGATGACAATGAG TCTGCTTCAGCTGCATTTGAGTCACTGGTTCCTGCTCAGATTGATAATGACCCGGTTGTCATTTCCTCTGATCCAACTCAGCCACCTGACTCGCTAGTTCCACTCACTGGTGCAGAGAATATGCAGAACATAGAGCAAGTCTGGGAAGAGTTGTTATCTCTTCCAGAGTTACAG TGTCTTACCACTGAAAATGATAACCTGGCTGAGGTGAGCACAATCACAAGCCCTGAAACCAAGCCAACTCAGATGCATAACAGCTATAATTACTACATCTCATTACCCATCACGAGGAAAGGTGTTAACTGCAGTCCAGATTTCCTGGGTAGTATTGAGGGCCCGTTTTCCAACGTTTTGCCACCAGAAGACACCAGCCAGCCAAGTGTGAACTCTTTAAATGATATGTCCCCTTCAAACTCTGATTTCTGTGAGGATTTCTATACCACCTTTATTGATACAAAGGCAAACGGTGACACAGCAGCAACAAACACTATCAGTCAATCGCTTGCGGAAATTCTAAGTGAACCTATTGATCTTTCTGACTTCTCACTGTGTAAAGCATTTAATGGCAACCACTCAGGAGCTGTACCAGAATGTAATGATTCTGACTCTGGCATTTCATTGAATGCAAATTCTAGTGTTGCATCACCTGTACACTCTGTTGAATCATCTGCCTATGGAGATAAGACTTTTGGTTGTAGTGATTCTGACGTGGAAGACATGGATAGTGCTCCTGGAAGCGTGCCACAGAGCAATATGAGCTTGTACTCTTTGCAGCTCCAGGATCAAGTGTTTCCTTCTGTGGGGCCAAGCACTCGAACACCTAGCTTGTGGTGTACAAACACACCAAAGAAAGAACCTCCTGCTGGTCCAGGCCACCCCAAGGCTCCATTCTCAAAAGATAAACCTTCAAGCCGCCTTGAAGCTCATCTCACAAGAGATGAGCAAAGAGCAAAAGCTCTGCAAATTCATTTTCCTGTTGAAAAAATCATCAATCTCCCTGTTGATGACTTCAATGAAATGATGTCTAAGGAGCAGTTCAATGAAGCCCAGCTTGCACTTATTCGAGATATACGCAGGAGAGGCAAGAACAAAGTGGCTGCCCAAAACTGCCGTAAAAGAAAACTGGAAAATATAGTGGAACTGGAGCAAGACTTGAGTAATCTAaaagatgagagagagaaattgcttaaggaaaaaggagagcaTGACAAAAACCTTCGTGAGATGAAAAAGCAACTAACCACCTTATACCTTGAGGTCTTCAGCATGCTACGTGACGAAGATGGAAAGTCTTACTCTCCCAGTGAATATTCACTGCAGCAAACTAGAGATGgcaatgtctttcttgttcCTAAAAGCAAGAAGACAGAGACTAAACtttga